The following are from one region of the Hydrogenimonas sp. SS33 genome:
- a CDS encoding Sua5/YciO/YrdC/YwlC family protein codes for MRGDFVYLVQTDTTVGFLSRSAERLRQVKGRPQAKPFLMAVASFATLAEVGRVPAKYRNLVRRSRKSTFILPNGRSFRRVTGPHRRFVEKFGWCWSTSANRHGEPFDETYARTVSDVVVESEEGFHESAPSRIWRLGREKRVKIR; via the coding sequence ATGCGGGGCGATTTCGTCTATCTGGTCCAGACCGACACGACCGTCGGTTTTCTCTCCCGCTCTGCCGAACGGTTGCGCCAGGTGAAGGGGAGGCCCCAGGCCAAACCCTTTCTGATGGCCGTCGCCTCTTTCGCCACTCTTGCGGAAGTGGGCAGGGTGCCGGCAAAATACCGGAACCTGGTGCGCCGCAGCCGAAAGAGTACCTTCATTCTTCCCAACGGGCGCTCTTTCCGGCGTGTGACGGGCCCCCACCGGCGTTTTGTGGAGAAGTTCGGCTGGTGTTGGAGCACCTCCGCCAACCGCCACGGCGAGCCTTTCGACGAAACCTATGCCCGCACCGTATCCGATGTTGTGGTAGAATCAGAAGAAGGGTTTCATGAAAGTGCGCCATCGCGCATCTGGCGGCTCGGCCGGGAAAAGAGGGTGAAAATACGATGA
- a CDS encoding PAS domain-containing protein has protein sequence MGKTVKNLKTGKSITKPEPVDREVPFDGGVMITETDTAGIITYANRKFREMTGYDKEELIGSPHNINRHPDMPKAAFAQMWETIKRGEMWEGYVKNMRKDGKYYWVIVWIKPKFDKEGNIVGYIAGRKIPDRNQVRKFEQDYRKMKELEE, from the coding sequence GTGGGTAAAACAGTCAAAAACCTGAAGACAGGCAAAAGCATCACCAAACCCGAACCGGTCGACCGGGAGGTCCCTTTCGACGGGGGCGTTATGATCACCGAGACCGACACCGCCGGCATCATCACCTACGCCAACCGGAAATTCCGGGAAATGACGGGATACGACAAAGAGGAGCTGATCGGCTCTCCCCACAATATCAACCGCCATCCCGACATGCCCAAAGCCGCCTTCGCCCAGATGTGGGAAACCATCAAAAGAGGTGAAATGTGGGAAGGGTACGTCAAAAACATGCGCAAAGACGGGAAGTACTACTGGGTCATTGTCTGGATCAAACCGAAATTCGACAAAGAGGGGAACATTGTCGGCTATATCGCCGGACGGAAAATACCCGACCGCAACCAGGTCAGAAAGTTCGAGCAGGACTATAGGAAGATGAAAGAGTTGGAAGAGTGA